A genomic segment from Aegilops tauschii subsp. strangulata cultivar AL8/78 chromosome 1, Aet v6.0, whole genome shotgun sequence encodes:
- the LOC109767854 gene encoding protein PALE CRESS, chloroplastic isoform X1, with product MAAAAPALPTFLRPRPRPPPPFPSSTPPLHRRRPPPSRLHPARPAVPLSPVSAVEKTKGAAAAADEVQLEGMPSEFYDEEWQANQRERTKEWHAYRQKEEAEEEAKSSEYREIGMRMKAYPQEEVCKARVLVSSFIRAGEDVEKVIEKAAERGELTELVLMVIWNRLDVARRDDEKDAIRSLDLLYRRVETEILRSEATPAMRLLDELLNIHDGSDDDKWLKACRKHMIENFPREDPFTMVFPPGFDMEKHDGQIKLPPQDDDVLLRVDFVREVDELLKEVEAEQEKSKLHTGYDPESVATMLKQQEKLRTIRQVEALLELAATLKW from the exons atggccgccgccgcgcccgcgctTCCCACCTTCCTCcggccgcggccgcggccgccCCCGCCTTTCCCCTCCTCCACGCCGCCTCTCCACCGACGCCGCCCCCCTCCGTCTCGTCTGCACCCTGCCCGTCCCGCCGTGCCCCTCTCCCCCGTCTCAG CTGTGGAGAAGACGAAGGGTGCCGCTGCGGCAGCCGACGAGGTCCAGCtggaggggatgccttccgagttCTACGACGAG GAGTGGCAAGCCAATCAGCGGGAGAGGACTAAGGAATGGCATGCATATCGTCAGAAAGAGGAAGCCGAGGAGGAAGCAAAATCAAGTGAATACCGAGAGATTGGGATGCGTATGAAAGCATACCCACAGGAAGAAGTTTGTAAAGCTAGGGTTTTAGTTTCAAGTTTCATAAgagctggtgaagatgttgagaAG GTAATTGAGaaggctgctgaaagaggagagCTTACCGAGCTTGTTCTCATGGTCATTTGGAATCGACTTGATGTTGCTCGGCGTGAT GATGAGAAAGATGCCATCAGAAGCCTTGATCTCTTGTACAGAAGGGTAGAG ACTGAGATTTTAAGAAGTGAAGCAACTCCCGCCATGAGATTACTTGATGAACTTCTGAATATTCATGATGGCTCTGACGATGACAAATGGCTAAAGGCATGTAGAAAGCACATGATTGAAAATTTTCCAAGAGAGGACCCATTCACCATGGTCTTTCCTCCTGGATTCGACATGGAAAAA CATGATGGGCAGATCAAGCTGCCTCCCCAGGACGATGATGTGCTTCTGAGAGTTGACTTTGTGAGGGAAGTCGATGAGCTGCTGAAAGAAGTTGAAGCTGAGCAAGAAAAGAGTAAGCTGCACACTGGATACGACCCGGAGTCTGTTGCGACCATGTTGAAACAGCAAGAGAAGCTGCGGACTATACGTCAAGTGGAAGCTCTCTTGGAGTTGGCAGCCACCCTGAAATGGTGA
- the LOC109767854 gene encoding protein PALE CRESS, chloroplastic isoform X2, with protein MAAAAPALPTFLRPRPRPPPPFPSSTPPLHRRRPPPSRLHPARPAVPLSPVSAVEKTKGAAAAADEVQLEGMPSEFYDEEWQANQRERTKEWHAYRQKEEAEEEAKSSEYREIGMRMKAYPQEEVCKARVLVSSFIRAGEDVEKVIEKAAERGELTELVLMVIWNRLDVARRDDEKDAIRSLDLLYRRVEHDGQIKLPPQDDDVLLRVDFVREVDELLKEVEAEQEKSKLHTGYDPESVATMLKQQEKLRTIRQVEALLELAATLKW; from the exons atggccgccgccgcgcccgcgctTCCCACCTTCCTCcggccgcggccgcggccgccCCCGCCTTTCCCCTCCTCCACGCCGCCTCTCCACCGACGCCGCCCCCCTCCGTCTCGTCTGCACCCTGCCCGTCCCGCCGTGCCCCTCTCCCCCGTCTCAG CTGTGGAGAAGACGAAGGGTGCCGCTGCGGCAGCCGACGAGGTCCAGCtggaggggatgccttccgagttCTACGACGAG GAGTGGCAAGCCAATCAGCGGGAGAGGACTAAGGAATGGCATGCATATCGTCAGAAAGAGGAAGCCGAGGAGGAAGCAAAATCAAGTGAATACCGAGAGATTGGGATGCGTATGAAAGCATACCCACAGGAAGAAGTTTGTAAAGCTAGGGTTTTAGTTTCAAGTTTCATAAgagctggtgaagatgttgagaAG GTAATTGAGaaggctgctgaaagaggagagCTTACCGAGCTTGTTCTCATGGTCATTTGGAATCGACTTGATGTTGCTCGGCGTGAT GATGAGAAAGATGCCATCAGAAGCCTTGATCTCTTGTACAGAAGGGTAGAG CATGATGGGCAGATCAAGCTGCCTCCCCAGGACGATGATGTGCTTCTGAGAGTTGACTTTGTGAGGGAAGTCGATGAGCTGCTGAAAGAAGTTGAAGCTGAGCAAGAAAAGAGTAAGCTGCACACTGGATACGACCCGGAGTCTGTTGCGACCATGTTGAAACAGCAAGAGAAGCTGCGGACTATACGTCAAGTGGAAGCTCTCTTGGAGTTGGCAGCCACCCTGAAATGGTGA
- the LOC141032042 gene encoding protein PALE CRESS, chloroplastic-like: MVFPAGFEFDMEKVIEKATESGELTELVLMIIWNQVDVARGHIKLSPQDDDVLLRVDFVREVDELLKEVEAEQEKSKLQTGYDPESVVTMLKQQEKLRTIRQVEALLELAASLKW; this comes from the exons ATGGTCTTTCCTGCTGGGTTTGAGTTCGACATGGAGAAA GTGATTGAGAAGGCTACTGAAAGTGGAGAGCTTACTGAACTTGTTCTCATGATCATTTGGAATCAAGTTGATGTTGCTCGGGGTCAT ATCAAGCTGTCTCCCCAGGACGATGATGTTCTTCTGAGAGTTGACTTTGTGAGGGAAGTAGATGAGCTGCTGAAAGAAGTTGAAGCTGAGCAAGAAAAGAGTAAGCTGCAAACTGGATACGACCCGGAGTCTGTTGTGACCATGTTGAAACAGCAAGAGAAGCTGCGGACTATACGTCAAGTGGAAGCTCTCTTGGAGTTGGCAGCCTCCCTGAAATGGTGA